The DNA region CGCTGCAACCCAACTTCCAAACAGGGATTCCAACCAAGTTGCAAGCATCCACTCTGGTTTTGGGGATTTTTCTAAGCCGCAGTGGCAATGTATTCTGCAAGATCAGTCACATTAGAAGAGTGATCTGGGAGAACAAAAATACAACAGTCATCCCCAATGATTGCACAAGTGCCCCCTTGACCTGCCAGAAGATATTCAAGAGTCTCTTTGTTTGCAGAGCTAACTTAAGCAATTTTTTAGTTCCCCATTCAATTGTTCCAGGGCATTTCTACTAGCATTGCCAATGTTCTCTATGTGTCTAGAGATGTCATGGATTTGGTCTAGGGCACATACAACTCCATACCCAGAGAAAAACACACCAAAGAACCTGGAGGCAGGTATCTGAGCGTGAGTGACATCAGCGTGAGTGACGTTATCTCTCCTCATTCCAGGAAGTTTGTAGTCTCTAAACAGAGCCATCAGATCCCTCTGATTATTTGGAACGGTTCTCATAGCTGTCACCACAAACCCAACAGTACAAGTACCTCCCCAGTTCGAGGGCAGGCTATAGTAAGCCATCTTACCACACAGccaataggtgccatttggggctCCTCTCAGAGTTGTATGTTTGTCAACCCACATTTTAAATGGTTCCTTATCTGCCTGACCATTCTCCTGTATTACTGTTAAATTGCAAGCATTTGATCCATTAAGATTCATAGtacaattacatttcaattcacCCAAATGGTGATCTCCATATCCTCTAATACACCAAGGGGCAGTCATCACCCCAGCCACTGAAATGGGCGGGATTGAGACATTACCAGGCCTCAAGTAATAGGATGCATTGGGTTGATTATATACCTTAACATTGTTGGTCGTAGTATAAAAAGGTATTTTTCCTGCCAATGCTATAGTAAAGTTCACTCCGATTGGGACTCCCATAAGGGCAAGCCACCCCTACCTCAACCGGACCCATCCCACACACCCAACAGTCCTTTtctttggagggcaggttggcaACCATTTCTGCTTTAGATAAGAACAAATTGTCCTCATGTTTGTGAGGTTCCAGCAGGGCTGTCCTTCTACGATGATCATCTACTTCTGGGCCATTATTACAGGTCTGCATTGGTCCCTCTTTCTCAGGACtccttctgtcattaccatctacttctgggccactactaCAGACCTGTGTTGGTCCTTCTTGCTCAGGACtccttctgtcattaccatctacttctgggccactactaCAGGTCTGCATTGGTCCCTCTTTCTCAGGACTCctgtcattaccatctacttctgggccactaTTACAGACCTGTGTTGGTCCTTCTTGCTCAGGACtccttctgtcattaccatctacttctgggccactaTTACAGACCTGTGTTGGTCCCTCTTGCTCAGGACtccttctgtcattaccatctacttctgggccactactaCAGGTCTGCATTGGTCCCTCTTGCTCAGGACTCCTTCTGTCATTTCCATTtacttctgggccactactaCAGGTCTGTGTTAGTTCCTTTGGCTCAGGACTCCTTAtgtcattaccatctacttctgggccactactaGAGGTCTGTGTTAGTTCCTTTGGCTCAGGACTCCTTAtgtcattaccatctacttctgggccactactaGAGGTCTGTGTTAGTTCCTTTGGCTCAGGACTCCTTAtgtcattaccatctacttctgggccactactaGAGGCCTGTGTTAGTTCCTTTGGCTCAGGACtccttctgtcattaccatctacttctgggccactactaGAGGTCTGTGTTAGTTCCTTTGGCTCAGGACTCCTTAtgtcattaccatctacttctgggccTCTAATAGAGGCCTGTGTTAGTCCTTTATGCTCAGGACtccttctgtcattaccatctacttctgggccactactctgggccTGCATTGACCCCTTGGACTCAGGACTCCTTCTGTCATTTCCATTtacttctgggccactactaGAGGCCTGTGTTAGTTCCTTTGGCTCAGGACtccttctgtcattaccatctacttctgggccTCTAATAGAGGCCTGTGTTAGTCCTTTATGCTCAGGACtccttctgtcattaccatctacttctgggccactactaCAGGCCTGTGTTAGTCCTTTATGCTCAGGACTCCATAtgtcattaccatctacttctgggccactactaCAGGCCTGTGTTGGTTCTTTATGCACAGGACtccttctgtcattaccatctacttctgggccactactctgggccTGCACTGACCCCTTTGACTCAGGACtccttctgtcattaccatctacttctgggccactactctgggccgGTGATGTCCCCTTTGGCTTGGGACATGTCTCTCACCCTGTCAGTTTTCCCACAAGAGGACAACCTCCTGTTATTATTAGCACTCCTGTGCTAACGCAGAGGAGGG from Oncorhynchus masou masou isolate Uvic2021 unplaced genomic scaffold, UVic_Omas_1.1 unplaced_scaffold_2682, whole genome shotgun sequence includes:
- the LOC135533815 gene encoding nascent polypeptide-associated complex subunit alpha, muscle-specific form-like — translated: MQAQSSGPEVDGNDRRSPEHKGLTQASIRGPEVDGNDIRSPEPKELTQTSSSGPEVDGNDRRSPEPKELTQASSSGPEVDGNDIRSPEPKELTQTSSSGPEVDGNDIRSPEPKELTQTSSSGPEVDGNDIRSPEPKELTQTCSSGPEVNGNDRRSPEQEGPMQTCSSGPEVDGNDRRSPEQEGPTQVCNSGPEVDGNDRRSPEQEGPTQVCNSGPEVDGNDRSPEKEGPMQTCSSGPEVDGNDRRSPEQEGPTQVCSSGPEVDGNDRRSPEKEGPMQTCNNGPEVDDHRRRTALLEPHKHEDNLFLSKAEMVANLPSKEKDCWVCGMGPVENLHVLCGVRISMFSVVSESPCSLWCQNLHVLCDVRISMFSVIISMRSVLSESPCSLCCQNLHVLCAVRISMFSVLSESPCALCPSEYNSYMDSV